In the Miscanthus floridulus cultivar M001 unplaced genomic scaffold, ASM1932011v1 os_2401_1_2, whole genome shotgun sequence genome, one interval contains:
- the LOC136534925 gene encoding uncharacterized protein yields the protein MAATAVASRKRGTAAAFLDDPFSFPAADLPLLQTKRGRCSSSIVAADLGLSFPLEFDPVEALHLIFPGEDPQVLQNYLQASGDVLDAAIRAYKDYLAERGTESASAMNHVPSDNEEGDSILSESDVDLIVETIPTNCSGWAELIVKEMSSASDLTDAKNRAFKILNLLEKSAARSSPDEKSKVNKEHKIVKQMLGSLLHQNGVLKRAFLIQHNRLKEYQEMVQERSQFNQILEKYQKQIKALEEKNNALSFHLQNVNQCRNTYWHRNPDVF from the exons ATGGCGGCGACAGCCGTGGCAAGCCGGAAGCGAGGGACGGCCGCCGCCTTCCTCGACGACCCCTTCTCGTTCCCCGCCGCCGACCTGCCGCTCCTGCAGACCAAGCGCGGCCGGTGCTCGTCGTCGATTGTTGCCGCCGACCTCGGACTCAGCTTCCCGCTCGAGTTCGACCCGGTCGAGGCGCTCCATCTCATCTTCCCCGGCGAGGATCCGCAG GTTCTACAAAACTATTTACAAGCGTCAGGAGATGTCTTGGATGCTGCAATCAGAGCATACAAAGATTATTTGGCAGAAAGAGGCACAGAATCTGCTTCTgccatgaaccatgttccatctGACAACGAGGAAGGCGATAGCATCCTATCTGAATCCGATG TTGACCTGATAGTGGAAACCATTCCCACCAATTGCTCTGGATGGGCAGAGCTCATTGTCAAGGAGATGTCCTCTGCTTCAGATTTGACTGATGCCAAGAATCGCGCCTTCAAGATACTCAACCTGTTGGAAAAATCTGCTGCTAGGAGTAGCCCAGATGAAAAAAGCAAAGTGAACAAG GAGCACAAGATAGTGAAGCAGATGCTGGGATCCCTGCTTCACCAGAACGGCGTTCTGAAGCGTGCATTCCTCATACAGCACAACCGACTCAAGGAGTATCAAGAGATGGTGCAGGAGCGATCTCAATTCAACCAGATTCTCGAGAAGTACCAGAAGCAGATCAAGGCGTTAGAG GAGAAGAACAATGCCTTGTCatttcatcttcaaaatgtgaaCCAATGCAGAAACACCTATTGGCATCGCAATCCAGATGTCTTCTAA